One genomic window of Campylobacter curvus includes the following:
- a CDS encoding TlpA family protein disulfide reductase, producing the protein MMKFWFKIFIFAALIFAGCAKEYEKHHIMLNDPKGIDTQFFPSQQRLKMGDKPYMLFFFGTDCGVCKKQIPDLNELYKIYGNKMEFIGVLGPSKGFDKDMALLKEHGIEFKTTSDKVSVDYFSKAVGGVMGVPVVYFFDKSGKMSGKFIGLTPKSVLESAIKSAL; encoded by the coding sequence ATGATGAAATTTTGGTTTAAAATTTTTATTTTTGCGGCGCTGATATTTGCAGGATGTGCAAAAGAGTATGAGAAACATCACATAATGCTAAACGATCCAAAAGGCATAGATACGCAGTTTTTCCCTAGTCAGCAGCGCCTGAAAATGGGCGATAAACCCTATATGCTTTTCTTTTTCGGTACGGATTGCGGAGTTTGTAAAAAGCAGATCCCGGACCTTAACGAGCTATATAAAATTTATGGTAACAAGATGGAATTTATCGGGGTTTTAGGCCCTAGTAAAGGCTTTGACAAAGATATGGCTCTGCTAAAGGAGCATGGCATAGAGTTTAAGACTACAAGCGATAAAGTCTCGGTCGATTATTTCAGCAAAGCCGTAGGCGGTGTCATGGGAGTACCCGTTGTGTATTTTTTCGATAAAAGTGGTAAAATGTCTGGTAAATTCATCGGACTTACACCAAAGAGCGTATTGGAGAGTGCTATAAAGTCCGCTTTATAA
- a CDS encoding ABC transporter ATP-binding protein — protein MSNALELKHICKKFGDVSALDDINFEVKKGEWVSVMGPSGSGKSTLVNILSLMDTPTSGVYMLGGDDVSNLNAEDTLKFRREKIGLIFQQFHLVPYLSALENVMIAQYYHSSVDEDDAKKALEAVGLAHRLTHRPSQLSGGEQQRLCIARSLINDPEILIADEPTGNLDEANEKVVLELFCKLREQGKTILLVTHNPELGEYGDKIVYLRYGKLENIRTLKRDA, from the coding sequence ATGTCAAATGCATTGGAACTTAAACATATTTGTAAGAAATTTGGCGACGTAAGCGCGCTTGATGATATAAATTTCGAGGTCAAAAAAGGCGAGTGGGTCAGCGTGATGGGCCCAAGCGGTAGCGGTAAGAGCACGCTTGTAAATATACTCTCTTTGATGGATACGCCAACAAGCGGCGTTTATATGCTAGGCGGTGATGACGTGAGCAACCTAAACGCCGAAGATACGCTTAAATTTAGACGTGAAAAGATCGGGCTTATATTTCAGCAGTTTCACTTGGTGCCCTATCTTAGTGCGCTTGAAAATGTGATGATAGCGCAGTATTATCATAGTAGTGTCGATGAAGACGACGCTAAAAAGGCACTCGAAGCGGTCGGTCTGGCTCATCGCTTGACGCATAGACCAAGCCAACTAAGCGGCGGCGAGCAGCAACGCCTTTGTATCGCACGCTCGCTCATAAACGATCCTGAAATTTTGATAGCCGACGAGCCTACGGGCAACCTCGACGAAGCGAACGAAAAGGTCGTGCTGGAGCTATTTTGCAAGCTAAGAGAGCAGGGCAAAACGATACTTCTTGTCACGCACAACCCCGAGCTTGGCGAATACGGCGACAAGATCGTCTATCTAAGATACGGTAAGCTTGAAAATATCCGCACTCTAAAAAGAGACGCATGA
- a CDS encoding ABC transporter permease — MTVNSKFFFNIIYKSLRNGSSRVMVIVVSILLGACVCGAFINVYLDIDSKVSRELKTYGANMIFAPADIAATDDMNETEYSSMIAKIPSDKLLGDSGYIFTQANIGPTNAIIMGAKFSKLKVVKPFLEVRDGDMINIDFDDKNVLIGVDLARQAGFKVGDNIEIRAIGANDSQNVKIKGIVASGDKEDALLITSLALAQKIANKQGEINYGEAVVLGNFDEISAISKNISNADIAAKPVAKVSKSEGFILEKIKLLMALVSLVILLITSMCVNTTLSAILLSRSREIALLRAIGASKRDVLKLFGCETFATAFVSALIGAFLGYLLAQILGYAIFDSSIDFRILSIPTAVIISLIFATIAAFYPIKRALDNKMADTLRGE; from the coding sequence ATGACCGTAAATAGCAAATTCTTTTTCAATATTATTTATAAAAGCTTAAGGAACGGCTCATCTCGCGTGATGGTCATCGTAGTCTCGATACTTCTTGGCGCTTGCGTGTGCGGTGCGTTCATCAACGTATATCTTGACATCGACTCTAAGGTCTCGCGCGAGCTAAAAACGTATGGAGCAAATATGATCTTCGCTCCGGCAGATATAGCCGCTACTGATGATATGAACGAGACGGAATATAGCTCGATGATAGCTAAGATCCCATCTGATAAGCTGCTTGGAGATAGCGGATATATCTTCACTCAGGCAAACATCGGACCGACAAACGCCATCATCATGGGGGCTAAATTTAGCAAACTTAAGGTCGTGAAACCGTTTTTGGAGGTTCGCGACGGAGATATGATAAATATCGATTTTGACGATAAAAACGTCTTGATAGGTGTCGACCTGGCAAGACAGGCGGGCTTTAAAGTAGGCGACAATATAGAGATAAGAGCTATCGGTGCAAACGACAGCCAAAACGTAAAGATCAAAGGTATAGTAGCAAGCGGTGATAAAGAGGACGCACTGCTCATCACCTCTTTGGCGCTGGCTCAGAAGATAGCTAATAAACAAGGTGAGATAAACTACGGTGAGGCTGTCGTGTTGGGAAATTTTGACGAGATAAGCGCTATCTCGAAAAACATAAGCAACGCCGATATCGCAGCAAAACCGGTCGCAAAGGTCTCAAAATCAGAAGGCTTCATATTAGAAAAAATCAAGCTTTTGATGGCGTTAGTGAGCCTTGTTATCTTGCTCATCACGTCGATGTGCGTAAATACGACGCTAAGTGCGATCCTGCTCTCTCGTTCACGCGAGATAGCGCTACTTAGAGCCATAGGTGCGAGTAAAAGAGATGTGCTCAAGCTCTTTGGCTGCGAGACTTTCGCCACGGCTTTCGTTTCGGCGCTCATAGGCGCATTTTTGGGCTACTTGCTGGCTCAAATTTTAGGATACGCGATATTTGATTCGAGTATCGATTTTAGAATTTTGAGTATCCCTACAGCCGTCATCATATCGCTCATTTTTGCTACGATCGCAGCATTTTACCCGATAAAAAGGGCGCTTGATAACAAGATGGCAGATACATTAAGAGGAGAATAG